TTAAAGGAGGAGTTAGAAACCTTAGACCTGTATTTAAATATAGAGAATATTCGTTTTCAAAATCAAATTGAAGCATCTGTTTCAATAGATAAAACTGTTAATTTAGAACAAGTTAAATTACCACCTTTAATATTACAGCCTTTTTTAGAAAATGCTATTTGGCATGGGTTATCATCTAAAAAAAGTGATAAAAAAATTATAATACATGTTTCGAAATACAATGCTCATTTTGTTGAAATTACTATTGAAGATAATGGGATAGGCCGAGAAGCGTCGGCTAAAATTAAAGCAGAGAAGTCAATCAAGCGAAAGTCTGTAGGTATACAATTAACAAAAGAGCGATTAGAACGCTTTGTAAAATATAAAAAGCGTAGTTACACTTTAATCTATAAAGATGTTATGTCCGTAAATAATGAAGTTGTCGGAACAGTAGTTTTTTTAAGACTTCCAATGGTTTAAGTCTGTTATAAAAGAACGTAGGAAAAAGCGGTAGGAGTAAAAAAAATAGGCTTAAAAATATTAAAAATAAAATCAACGCAATTGTGTAACTTTGTATTATGATAGAAGAGAAAGATATTTCTTTAGAACGCGCAGTGTTAATAGGCGTGATTACTAAAGAACAAGACGAAGAAAAATCTAAAGAATATTTAGATGAGTTGGAGTTTTTAACTTACACGGCAGGCGGGTATGCCATTAAGCGTTTTACACAGAAAATGGACATGCCTAACCCGAAAACCTTTATTGGTACAGGTAAAATGGAAGAAGTTCGCCAATTTATTGTAGATAATGATATAAGCACTGCTATTTTTGATGACGAATTGTCGTCGGCACAAGAGCGTAATATTAGTAAAATTTTAGAAGTAAAAGTTTTAGATCGAACGAATTTAATATTAGATATTTTTGCGCAACGAGCACAAACTAGTTATGCCCGCACACAAGTAGAATTGGCACAGTGTCAATATTTACTACCGCGATTACGTGGTATGTGGACGCACCTTGAGCGTCAAAAAGGGGGGATTGGAATGCGCGGACCTGGTGAAACAGAAATAGAAACCGATAGACGAATTGTACGAGACAAAATTGCACTTCTAAAAGACCGAATAAAAACCATAGATAAGCAAATGGCTGTGCAACGTGGTAACCGTGGTAAAATGGTTCGTGTTGCACTTGTGGGTTACACCAATGTTGGTAAGTCTACCTTAATGAATGTAATTAGTAAAAGTGATGTATTTGCTGAAAACAAACTTTTTGCAACCCTTGATACTACGGTGCGTAAAGTGGTTATTCAAAATTTACCATTTCTTTTATCTGATACCGTAGGGTTTATCAGAAAATTACCAACACAACTTGTAGATAGTTTTAAAAGTACACTAGATGAGGTTCGTGAAGCCGATTTGTTGCTGCATGTTGTAGATATATCTCACCCAAATTTTGAGGAACATATCGCTTCTGTAGAGAAAATTTTAGGTGAAATTAAAAGTGGCGATAAACCAACTATTATGGTTTTCAATAAAATTGATGCCTATACTGCCGAGCATTTAGACGATGATGATTTAGAAACAGAACGTGGGGCAAGACACTATAGTTTAGATGAGTGGAAGAGTACTTGGATGAGTAAAGTGGGTAACAATGCGCTCTTTATCTCTGCACTTAACAAAAAGAACTTAGAAGATTTTAAAAAGCGTGTTTACGATGAGGTTCGTGAAATCCATGTAACTCGTTTTCCATACAATCAATTTTTGTATCCGGATTACGATTATGAAGATATGGAATAGTTAAAACCACATATGGCATTACTTAAAAGTTTATTTAGAAATAAATGGGTGAAACTGGCTGTTGTTTGTTTCATTTCCGTTTTAGTATTTTTTATAGGCCTCTACATCAGTATTTATTTAGGGGCTTTTGGTAAAGTGCCAACATCTGCAGAATTAAGTTTTATTAAGCAGGAAGAAGCTACTCAGGTTTTAGATCAAGAAGGGAAACTTATTGGTAAATATTATGTTTATGATAGGCAACCGCTGCATTTTGAAGATTTACCAAAACATCTTATTGATGCCTTAGTTAATACCGAAGATGTTCGTTTTTTTGAGCATGACGGTATTGATAACGTGAGTTTAATGCGGGTTTTTGTAAAAAGCATTTTACTTCAAGATAAATCTGCTGGAGGCGGAAGTACTATAACTTTACAGTTAGCAAAAAATCTATACGGTAGAAATAATTATCGCTTTTTTAGTATGGTGATTAATAAGTTTCGAGAATCGATTATAGCGAAACGTATTGAAACCATATATTCAAAACATGAGATTCTTACTATGTATTTCAATACAGTACCTTTTCCTGATAATACTTATGGTATTGAAAGTGCGGCGCGTAAGTTTTTTAATAAACCAGCGTTTGAACTTTCTATAGATGAAGCTGCTGCTTTGGTCGGTTCTTTAAAAGCTAATAATTATTACAATCCAAGATTACATCCAGAACGAAGTGTACATAGGCGTAATGTTGTACTTAGCCAAATGGTTAAATACGGAAATATGCCTCAAGATACTGCTACGTTTTATGCCGATAAACCTTTGGGGTTAGATTATAAATCGTTTAATCACGATGTGGGTATTGCGCCTTATTTTAGAGCGCAGGTTAAAAAGGAATTAACGGTTATTTTAGATAGTATTAAAAAGCCCAATGAAGAGCCTTACGATTTATATCGCGACGGACTTATAGTACACACCACTTTGGATATGGGTATGCAAAAAATGGCAGAAGAAGCCATGAAAGAGCACCTTACAGCGTTGCAGAATAGTTTTGAACGTTCTTATGGAAGTAATGCGCCATGGGTAAAGAATAAGCAATTAATAAATGCTGCTTTAAAAAAACTACCACAATATAAAGTATATAAAGAAGCAGGTTTAACTGAAGCTCAAATTAGAGACTCACTCTCTATTAAGCAGGATACTGAATTGTTTCAGTGGGAAGGCGATACTATTAAAAAAGCAAGTGTTATCGATAGTTTAGAGCATTATTTAAAGTTTTTAAATACAGGTATGTTAAGCGTTGAACCTAAAACAGGAGCGATAAGAAGTTATATTGGAGGTATTGATTATCGTTATTTTAAATACGATCATGTATCGCAGAGTGAACGTCAAGTAGGTTCTACTTTTAAGCCTTTTGTTTACACAGCTGCTATCGAGAATGGTATGGAACCCTGTACTTATTTTTCTTTAGCTGAGGTTACTTATAGCAATTTTAATAATTGGACGCCTTCAAATTCTGGAGGTGAAAATGAGGATCCATACCTTAACTATAACCTAGAGATGGCTTTAAGTAATTCTGTTAATACTATTGCTGTAAAGGTTTTAAATGAAGTTGGAATTCCGAAGGTATTAGAGCAAGCAAAACGAATAGGTATTAAAAAAGAGTTACCCAATTTACCTTCTATAGCACTTGGTGTTGCGGAAATTAACTTAAAGGAACTTACGGGAGCTTATGCTAGTTATGTAAACGATAGCAAACCAGTAACGCCTTACGCTATTACTAAAGTTACAGATAGAAACGGTAGAATTATAGCAGAGTTTAAGACAGAAGAAGCAGAGCCTGCTTTTAAGGATTACACAAGGCAGGTTATGTTAGAAATAATGCAATCTACAGTTAATAAAGGTACAGCGTCTCGATTAAGATCCACTTATGGATTAAATAATGATATTGCTGGAAAAACAGGAACAACACAAGATAATAAAGATGGTTGGTTTGTTGGAATTACTCCAAAATTAGTAACGGTAACTTGGGTTGGAAACGATAACCAGGCCATTGGTTTTAGAACAACAGGACTAGGGCAAGGCGCAAATTCCGCACTTCCTATATTTGCTAGGTTTTATTCTAAATTGAATAAAGACTCTAAATACGACGGTATAACAAAAAGTCGTTTTGAAAGACCTACCGATGAGGTGGTTTCCGATCTGGATTGTAATGAAGAAAAGCGAGATGGGTTCTTAAAAAGAATTTTCAGTAGTAAAAAGAAACAACGAAAATTTAAAGGCAATAAAAAATAGTTAAAACAAAAAAAACGCACATCAATCGATGTGCGTTTTTTGTTTCTTCCGTTAAGGAAAAGTTATTAGAATTTATAACTTAAACCAACAGTGTAATATGTTTGTAAATCGTTGTCTACATCGTCAAAATCTGTTGCTGTAGCTGGTGTTTGAGCCAAAGCATAGTTCAGAGCTTCTTGTTTGTTGCTTCTTAAACCAAAATCAAAACCAACACCAATCATTTTCCATAGTGTGTAGCTAAAAGAGTTTGTCCAAGTAATGTTAGAAAAATCTCCAGATTTATAACTTTGGAAAGTAGATAAGTTGGTTTTAAAGTTTATTGCACCAATTTGTCTTGTATAATCTGCAACAATTTTAGCGCCTAAAGAAGATTCGAAAACTGAATCACCATCAGCAAATACGAAGTTGTAGTTTAATGGGTGGATAACTACGATTAAATTTTCAATTGGAGTCCATGTAGCACCAATACCAACATCTAAATATCCAGGATCGTTAAAGTTGTCTAATATAGTTGTTCTGTATTCTACTAAACCAGAAGCAGCTAATGTTTTAGTAATATTTCTACCGTATAAAGAAGAGATATTAAAAACGTCAGTTGTTGGGCTAAAGTTGTCATCATCAGTTGCGTCATCTTTGTCATCTAATTTTACCCAGTTTAAATTTGTATTTAATGAGTTTCTCCAGAAAAAATCGTCTTCAATTAAATTAGCAAAAGCATTTAATGTAAAACCAATGTTACCAGATGAGTTGTTAGGTGTACCTTGTGAGTACCAGTTGTTAAAGTTAGACAAGCTACCTCCAATAGTACCAAAAGCACCTTTTCTCCATCCTGGAAGTGCATCAATTTTAGCTTGTAAAGCATTTGCTTCACCTTGAGCAGCATCTGCAATGGCTTGTTTTTCTGCTTTTTGCGCGTGTAATTCTTCTTTAGTCTGTGCATTTACCGAAAACATTCCGATAGATAGTGCAAGTAATAATAACGTTTTTTTCATTTTTTAGTTTGTTTTAATTTGCGTGCAAATATAAGTTAATTTTAAACTTTGTTTATAAGGAGGCTATACAAAATGCATCCGTTAATTAGACGCAGATTTTGTATGGAAGTCACAATAAATTTGGCAATTATTTCTTTTTATAAAGCGGTACCGAAGAGCAAGCTTCGCCGTACATAATAGATTTTGCAAAAGGTTGCAACTTGTTGGCCAACATAATATAAGCATTTTGTGGCACTGGTTTTTTAGAGCAGCCTTTTATAATAATAGGTTTGTCTTTAAACTCGCTAACATCTAGAGCGTTAATAACATCTTGATAGATAGCTGTTTCTAGATTGTCTAAGTTACCAATAATAGTTTTTTTAGCAAAAGGCTCTAAGTGAATACCTAAAAGCATGTAGGCCCAGCCTGGCACAATAGCATCTGTACTGCATGTTAAGGCTATATATGCACTTTGGTATTGTTCCCAATTAAATTCTAATGCCTGAGCTCTAAAATCTTTTTCACGCAAAACAAAGCCTTCAAAAAGCCAATCTTTGATATCAAAAAGAACACGGTTGCCCTGAGGATAATAATCTTCAAGATTAACCGTGATTAATTTACTATTCGCAACGCGATTAATTATTTCGTCTGCCATAATTATTTAGAAAATGTAGTAGAAACTTAGTACTAGTTTTAAAGCATTCCAAGTTCTAATTTTGCTTCTTCGCTCATTAAATCTTGTGTCCATGGTGGATCGAAAGTAATTTCAACTTCGGCACCCTTTACTTCGTTTAAAGATTTTACTTTTTCTTCAACCTCTAAAGGCAACGTTTCTGCTACTGGGCAGTTTGGCGTTGTTAGGGTCATTAATATTTTTACGTCGTAATCTTCATTTACAAATACATCGTAAATTAAACCAAGTTCGTAAATATCAACAGGTATTTCTGGGTCGTAAATAGTCTTTAATACGTTAACTATTTTTTCGCCTAATTCGGCTGTATCTATGGTTGTTTCGCTCATTTTTTAAGTTGTTTTTATTTCCGTGAAAACGAAAATCTTATTATTTTATTTGTGTTTGGTAAGCAATGGCATACAATTTTAATTGCTTTATCATGCTTACTAAACCATTTGCTCTGGTTGGAGACAAATGTTCTTTTAATCCAATTTTATCAATAAAATCGGTGTTGGCATCAATAATATCTTTTGGGTGCTGGTCGTTAAAAACACGAATTAAAATAGCAATAATACCTTTAGTAATAATAGCATCACTATCTGCGGTAAATTCTATTTTATCGTTGTTTAATTCGGCATGTACCCAAACTTTACTTTGGCAACCTTTAATAATGTTGCTTTCAGTTTTATATTGATCGTTAATTATAGGCAAATCTTTCCCTAAATCAATCATGTATTGGTAACGTTCTTCCCAGTCTTCAAACATTGAGAATTCGTCAATTATTTCGTTTTGAATATCTTCAATAGTCACAATAACAAATTTTTATACAAAAATACAATAATAGAAGTTGCTTTTCAATGTTTTCCCAAAAGATAGGTTGCTCTTTCTGTGTTGATTTTTTTTCTTCGGAAGAATTACAACACGGTCTAGAGTGGTGCAAAGGGCTTTCAGGTTTTTATTACTGAAAATAAAACTTAAGTTGAATTATTTTTTTGCTTTTAGTAAAATAGCGTCGTCTGCTTTTAAGTTTAAGGTATTGTTTTCAAATGAAAACGTATTAACTTTAGAAAGCAGTTGAAGCATTTCTGATTCTATTTTATTAGCGCCTCCAGCGCACATTTTTCTAGTAGATCCCATTTGGCCAAATTGTAAACCACCATCTGTTATGGTAAAGCTGCCAAAGAAATTATTACATCCTGAAAAACCCGATATCTTTTTAGCTTCGGTATCAAAAGTGATGGTTAAATTTTCTGGTAATTCCGAGTTTTTATCTAAGGATACAATATGAAATTCACCAGATAATTTTTCCGCATTAGGTTTATTTTCGCATGATGTTATAAGAAGCATCGCGAAAAGTAAAGTACTTAATCTTTTCATGTTTTATTTTTTATAATTTGGTTTCCAAAAATGAAGCCAAACTAATTTAAGACAGCATCATTTTTGCTTTTTTTACGCCTTCAACTAAAATATCAATTTCTTCTTTTGTGTTGTAAAAAGCAAACGATGCACGAATGGTTCCTGGAATACAATAAAAATCCATTATAGGTTGTGCACAGTGGTGCCCAGTTCTTACAGCAATACCTAATTTATCTAGAATAGTACCTACATCATACGGATGAATACCTTCTAAATTAAAAGAGATTACAGATGTTTTATGTTTAGCTGTACCGTAAAATTTTAAACCTTCTATGGTCGATAATTGTTCGGTGGCATAGGCTAGCAAATCGTTTTCGTAGCTTGCAATATTATCAAAACCAATATTGTTCATGTAATCTAAAGCAGCTCCAAAAGCAATACCTCCACAAATGTTAGGTGTTCCTGCTTCAAATTTATGTGGTAAGTCGGCATAAGTTGTTTTTTCAAACGTAACTTCTGCAATCATTTCACCACCACCTTGATAAGGAGGTAGTTTTCTCAACCATTCTTCTTTACCGTAAAGCATCCCAACACCTGTTGGTCCACAAACTTTGTGAGCAGATGCCACATAGAAATCGACATCTAAAGCTTGCACGTCCGGTTTTATATGCGGGCAAGATTGAGCGCCATCTATTAATACAGCCGCTCCAACAGCGTGTGCTTTTTCAATAATATACTCAATAGGGTTAATAGTGCCTAATGCATTTGAGATGTGGTTTACAAAAACTAGTTTTGTTTTATCTGAAAGTAAATTGTCATAAGCTTCCATAATAAGTTCACCTTCCAAA
The window above is part of the Algibacter sp. L3A6 genome. Proteins encoded here:
- the hflX gene encoding GTPase HflX, which encodes MIEEKDISLERAVLIGVITKEQDEEKSKEYLDELEFLTYTAGGYAIKRFTQKMDMPNPKTFIGTGKMEEVRQFIVDNDISTAIFDDELSSAQERNISKILEVKVLDRTNLILDIFAQRAQTSYARTQVELAQCQYLLPRLRGMWTHLERQKGGIGMRGPGETEIETDRRIVRDKIALLKDRIKTIDKQMAVQRGNRGKMVRVALVGYTNVGKSTLMNVISKSDVFAENKLFATLDTTVRKVVIQNLPFLLSDTVGFIRKLPTQLVDSFKSTLDEVREADLLLHVVDISHPNFEEHIASVEKILGEIKSGDKPTIMVFNKIDAYTAEHLDDDDLETERGARHYSLDEWKSTWMSKVGNNALFISALNKKNLEDFKKRVYDEVREIHVTRFPYNQFLYPDYDYEDME
- a CDS encoding transglycosylase domain-containing protein, which gives rise to MALLKSLFRNKWVKLAVVCFISVLVFFIGLYISIYLGAFGKVPTSAELSFIKQEEATQVLDQEGKLIGKYYVYDRQPLHFEDLPKHLIDALVNTEDVRFFEHDGIDNVSLMRVFVKSILLQDKSAGGGSTITLQLAKNLYGRNNYRFFSMVINKFRESIIAKRIETIYSKHEILTMYFNTVPFPDNTYGIESAARKFFNKPAFELSIDEAAALVGSLKANNYYNPRLHPERSVHRRNVVLSQMVKYGNMPQDTATFYADKPLGLDYKSFNHDVGIAPYFRAQVKKELTVILDSIKKPNEEPYDLYRDGLIVHTTLDMGMQKMAEEAMKEHLTALQNSFERSYGSNAPWVKNKQLINAALKKLPQYKVYKEAGLTEAQIRDSLSIKQDTELFQWEGDTIKKASVIDSLEHYLKFLNTGMLSVEPKTGAIRSYIGGIDYRYFKYDHVSQSERQVGSTFKPFVYTAAIENGMEPCTYFSLAEVTYSNFNNWTPSNSGGENEDPYLNYNLEMALSNSVNTIAVKVLNEVGIPKVLEQAKRIGIKKELPNLPSIALGVAEINLKELTGAYASYVNDSKPVTPYAITKVTDRNGRIIAEFKTEEAEPAFKDYTRQVMLEIMQSTVNKGTASRLRSTYGLNNDIAGKTGTTQDNKDGWFVGITPKLVTVTWVGNDNQAIGFRTTGLGQGANSALPIFARFYSKLNKDSKYDGITKSRFERPTDEVVSDLDCNEEKRDGFLKRIFSSKKKQRKFKGNKK
- a CDS encoding DUF3078 domain-containing protein, which encodes MKKTLLLLALSIGMFSVNAQTKEELHAQKAEKQAIADAAQGEANALQAKIDALPGWRKGAFGTIGGSLSNFNNWYSQGTPNNSSGNIGFTLNAFANLIEDDFFWRNSLNTNLNWVKLDDKDDATDDDNFSPTTDVFNISSLYGRNITKTLAASGLVEYRTTILDNFNDPGYLDVGIGATWTPIENLIVVIHPLNYNFVFADGDSVFESSLGAKIVADYTRQIGAINFKTNLSTFQSYKSGDFSNITWTNSFSYTLWKMIGVGFDFGLRSNKQEALNYALAQTPATATDFDDVDNDLQTYYTVGLSYKF
- a CDS encoding DUF2480 family protein, with the translated sequence MADEIINRVANSKLITVNLEDYYPQGNRVLFDIKDWLFEGFVLREKDFRAQALEFNWEQYQSAYIALTCSTDAIVPGWAYMLLGIHLEPFAKKTIIGNLDNLETAIYQDVINALDVSEFKDKPIIIKGCSKKPVPQNAYIMLANKLQPFAKSIMYGEACSSVPLYKKK
- a CDS encoding DUF59 domain-containing protein, which produces MSETTIDTAELGEKIVNVLKTIYDPEIPVDIYELGLIYDVFVNEDYDVKILMTLTTPNCPVAETLPLEVEEKVKSLNEVKGAEVEITFDPPWTQDLMSEEAKLELGML
- a CDS encoding SufE family protein; translation: MTIEDIQNEIIDEFSMFEDWEERYQYMIDLGKDLPIINDQYKTESNIIKGCQSKVWVHAELNNDKIEFTADSDAIITKGIIAILIRVFNDQHPKDIIDANTDFIDKIGLKEHLSPTRANGLVSMIKQLKLYAIAYQTQIK
- a CDS encoding META domain-containing protein yields the protein MKRLSTLLFAMLLITSCENKPNAEKLSGEFHIVSLDKNSELPENLTITFDTEAKKISGFSGCNNFFGSFTITDGGLQFGQMGSTRKMCAGGANKIESEMLQLLSKVNTFSFENNTLNLKADDAILLKAKK
- a CDS encoding aminotransferase class V-fold PLP-dependent enzyme, which produces MLDVSKIRADFPILSRQVNNKPLVYFDNAATSQTPQAVIDVIVDYYSNYNANIHRGVHTLSQEATDKYEIARQTIQTHFNAKHAHEIIFTSGTTHSINLVANGFSALLKKGDEIIVSALEHHSNIVPWQMLCERTGAVLKVIPMNLEGELIMEAYDNLLSDKTKLVFVNHISNALGTINPIEYIIEKAHAVGAAVLIDGAQSCPHIKPDVQALDVDFYVASAHKVCGPTGVGMLYGKEEWLRKLPPYQGGGEMIAEVTFEKTTYADLPHKFEAGTPNICGGIAFGAALDYMNNIGFDNIASYENDLLAYATEQLSTIEGLKFYGTAKHKTSVISFNLEGIHPYDVGTILDKLGIAVRTGHHCAQPIMDFYCIPGTIRASFAFYNTKEEIDILVEGVKKAKMMLS